One window from the genome of Thermodesulfobacteriota bacterium encodes:
- a CDS encoding tripartite tricarboxylate transporter TctB family protein: MPKADFVTGLLLMGLSLYVIIEAGRMPRLEHLKVHPLSVPGLVPSFLASVLFVFGAVLTLRSALRGGHRLSISMRGLSQTLKAPENKRLLLTGLLSLIYALLLIGRLPYPLATGLFIFTFILLFEWEPVGNAGRKGRTLFSALAIATLSSIAITLIFERLFLVSLP, translated from the coding sequence ATGCCAAAGGCCGACTTCGTGACAGGTTTGTTGCTGATGGGCCTAAGCCTCTATGTGATCATTGAGGCCGGCCGGATGCCTCGGCTGGAACACCTGAAGGTTCACCCCTTGAGCGTTCCAGGATTGGTGCCCTCCTTTCTCGCATCGGTCCTCTTCGTCTTTGGGGCCGTTTTAACCTTGCGGTCCGCCTTGAGGGGGGGACATCGTCTGAGCATTTCGATGCGGGGCTTATCACAGACATTGAAGGCTCCCGAGAACAAACGTCTTCTCCTGACCGGCCTCCTGAGCCTGATCTATGCCCTCCTATTGATCGGGAGGCTCCCTTACCCTCTGGCCACAGGACTCTTCATCTTCACCTTCATCCTCCTCTTCGAATGGGAGCCTGTTGGCAACGCCGGGAGAAAGGGGAGGACCCTCTTTTCGGCCCTGGCCATCGCCACCCTTTCATCCATCGCCATCACCTTGATCTTCGAGCGCCTCTTTCTGGTATCTCTGCCGTGA
- a CDS encoding dimethylsulfonioproprionate lyase family protein — MKLLRMNEIEGVRFPAGRTTKVLTGEDRLPTKNFTLGYVVIEPEGRIPLHTHANEECYLILKGTGRLKMGDREEEVRAFNALYIEPHTEHLLQNTGKEEIHLVFIYAPAGIMDHWSEELSGRLK; from the coding sequence TTGAAGCTCCTCCGAATGAACGAGATCGAGGGGGTCCGATTCCCTGCTGGCAGAACGACGAAGGTCCTGACGGGGGAAGATCGATTGCCCACGAAGAATTTTACGCTGGGTTACGTGGTCATCGAACCGGAAGGAAGGATTCCGCTTCACACCCATGCGAACGAAGAGTGTTACCTCATCTTGAAAGGCACCGGCCGGCTGAAGATGGGAGATCGGGAGGAAGAGGTGAGAGCCTTCAATGCCCTCTACATCGAGCCCCATACCGAACACCTCCTCCAGAACACCGGAAAGGAAGAGATCCATCTGGTCTTCATCTATGCTCCTGCGGGGATCATGGATCACTGGTCCGAAGAACTGTCGGGGAGATTGAAATAG
- a CDS encoding Gfo/Idh/MocA family oxidoreductase: MERVGIGIVGSKFAADLHVRALEKLRGLKVDILAVCSKSLENAEAFAKRFHIPQVFTDYRRMLERKEIQAVDLCVTTNLHHTIAIEAAQAGKHILCEKPLTGYFGEGSIPKKTMMEEALKNASAVVEAVRRNKVKFGYAENFVYAPPVAKLKSLMKACGGTVLDIRAEESHSGSHAVYSRQWITSGGGSLMRLGSHPIGAVLHLKHYEGLLKGGKPIRVKSVLGDVGYLTRMEAFKKEPKKWMVDSWIDVEDWASAILTFEDGSKATILSTDVSLGGVKNLMAVYLSNAVAQININPNNSLVVYAPDGNIFGSEYITEKVETKAGWQFPSPDEDWMRGYPQEMEDFVYAILEDREPISGLDLAYETVEVIYAAYLSAETGRRVDLVGKEEG, translated from the coding sequence ATGGAAAGGGTTGGAATCGGAATCGTGGGCTCTAAATTTGCGGCCGATCTTCACGTGCGGGCCCTTGAAAAGCTGAGAGGGCTGAAGGTGGACATCCTGGCGGTCTGCTCCAAAAGCCTCGAAAACGCCGAGGCCTTTGCAAAACGCTTCCATATTCCGCAGGTCTTCACGGACTACCGTCGGATGCTCGAACGGAAGGAGATCCAGGCCGTCGATCTCTGCGTGACGACCAATCTCCATCACACCATCGCCATCGAGGCTGCCCAGGCGGGCAAGCATATCCTCTGCGAAAAGCCCTTGACCGGATACTTTGGAGAGGGATCGATTCCCAAAAAGACGATGATGGAAGAAGCCCTGAAGAATGCCTCCGCGGTGGTCGAGGCGGTCAGGCGAAATAAGGTCAAATTCGGTTATGCCGAGAACTTCGTCTACGCCCCTCCGGTGGCGAAGCTCAAAAGCCTGATGAAGGCCTGCGGAGGGACGGTTCTCGATATCCGGGCAGAGGAGAGCCATTCCGGTTCGCATGCGGTCTATTCCCGCCAATGGATCACCTCCGGCGGCGGATCCCTCATGCGGTTAGGTTCCCATCCCATCGGGGCGGTCCTCCACCTCAAACATTACGAAGGCCTCCTGAAAGGGGGAAAGCCCATCCGGGTCAAGTCCGTCCTGGGCGATGTCGGTTACCTGACCCGAATGGAGGCCTTCAAGAAGGAGCCCAAAAAATGGATGGTCGATTCCTGGATCGATGTAGAGGATTGGGCCAGCGCGATCCTCACCTTCGAGGACGGCTCCAAGGCGACCATCCTTTCGACCGATGTGAGCCTCGGGGGGGTGAAGAATCTGATGGCGGTCTACCTCTCCAATGCCGTGGCCCAGATCAACATCAATCCGAATAACAGCCTGGTCGTCTATGCCCCGGATGGAAATATCTTCGGTTCCGAATACATCACCGAGAAGGTGGAGACGAAGGCCGGATGGCAGTTTCCCTCGCCCGATGAGGACTGGATGAGGGGCTATCCCCAGGAGATGGAAGATTTCGTCTACGCCATTCTGGAAGATCGCGAGCCGATTTCAGGCCTGGACTTGGCCTACGAGACCGTCGAGGTGATCTATGCCGCCTACCTCTCCGCCGAAACCGGGAGGCGAGTCGATTTGGTAGGGAAAGAGGAGGGTTGA
- a CDS encoding tripartite tricarboxylate transporter permease, producing the protein MIDNLVNFLNAIAGFITPAALLHIAWATLLGILIGALPGLTATMGIALITTLTYKLPANLAILVLICVYVGAIYGGSRTAILINIPGTPANAATTLDGFPLAMQGLAGRAMGVATTGSVLGSLIGMFFLATIAPWLGNYALKFQSFEFFWLAIFGIVISGHLTALEDPIKGWIAGFLGLLVAMVGQEGIHAYERFTYGTTELLGGFALIPAMVGAFGFSEVLNVMYNPPAKVAAAPKDSILPKLGDVLRYWRTIIRSGLIGTFIGIIPGVGEDIGAWVSYAAARRKSKEREKFGKGSLEGLMAAETGNNAVVPGAIIPALTLAIPGSAPAAVLLAAMFIHGLRPGPLIMVESPQFVYQVVAMVFFATLAILIYGVGLTKILLKVLAIPRTRLMPIVFVLCAVGSYAITNRIFDIWVMVGFGILGYILRRMRYPMAPLVLGIILGDLLDKNLRRGLVLTDGDLIPFFTRPICLVLWVITLSSILLSIHPLRRALKEGGRLLWLKIGKDFPRKKGAEREK; encoded by the coding sequence ATGATCGATAACTTGGTCAATTTCCTGAATGCGATCGCTGGATTTATAACCCCTGCGGCACTCCTGCACATCGCCTGGGCCACCCTCCTCGGAATCCTCATCGGCGCCCTTCCAGGGCTGACGGCCACCATGGGCATCGCCCTTATCACGACCCTGACTTACAAGCTTCCGGCAAACCTCGCCATCCTGGTCCTCATCTGCGTCTATGTGGGAGCCATCTATGGGGGGAGTCGGACCGCCATCCTCATCAACATCCCCGGAACCCCGGCCAATGCGGCCACGACACTGGATGGCTTTCCCCTGGCGATGCAGGGATTGGCGGGTCGGGCGATGGGGGTGGCCACGACCGGTTCGGTTCTCGGAAGCCTCATCGGGATGTTTTTCCTGGCCACCATCGCCCCCTGGCTGGGGAATTACGCTTTGAAATTTCAATCCTTCGAATTCTTCTGGCTGGCCATCTTCGGGATCGTGATCTCCGGCCACCTGACTGCCCTCGAGGACCCGATCAAAGGTTGGATCGCCGGCTTTTTAGGGCTTCTCGTGGCCATGGTCGGACAGGAGGGCATTCATGCCTATGAGCGTTTCACCTATGGCACGACCGAGCTCTTGGGTGGCTTTGCCCTCATCCCGGCCATGGTGGGCGCCTTTGGTTTTTCCGAGGTCTTGAACGTGATGTATAACCCCCCGGCCAAAGTGGCCGCCGCTCCCAAAGACAGCATCCTGCCAAAGCTCGGCGATGTCCTCCGATACTGGCGCACGATCATCCGGAGCGGCCTGATCGGGACCTTCATCGGGATCATCCCCGGGGTCGGGGAGGATATCGGGGCATGGGTCTCCTATGCCGCTGCCCGGCGGAAGAGCAAGGAACGAGAGAAGTTCGGAAAAGGGTCTTTGGAAGGGCTGATGGCGGCCGAGACCGGTAACAATGCCGTCGTGCCCGGGGCCATCATCCCAGCACTCACCTTGGCCATCCCTGGATCAGCCCCGGCCGCGGTCCTCCTGGCCGCCATGTTCATCCATGGCCTCCGGCCTGGCCCGTTGATCATGGTGGAGTCCCCCCAGTTCGTCTACCAGGTGGTGGCCATGGTCTTCTTCGCCACCCTGGCCATCCTCATCTATGGCGTGGGACTTACAAAAATCCTCCTCAAGGTGCTGGCCATTCCGAGGACCCGTCTCATGCCCATCGTCTTTGTGCTATGTGCGGTCGGGTCCTATGCCATCACGAACCGCATCTTCGACATATGGGTGATGGTCGGTTTCGGGATCCTGGGATATATCCTCCGTCGCATGAGATATCCGATGGCACCGCTGGTCTTGGGAATCATCTTGGGCGACCTCCTCGACAAAAACCTCCGCCGGGGCCTCGTCCTGACCGATGGCGATCTCATTCCCTTTTTCACCCGACCGATCTGTCTGGTCCTCTGGGTGATCACGCTCTCGTCCATCTTGCTCAGCATCCATCCCTTGAGACGCGCCCTCAAGGAGGGAGGTCGCCTCCTCTGGCTTAAAATTGGAAAGGACTTCCCTCGCAAGAAGGGGGCGGAAAGGGAGAAATAG